Below is a window of Halolamina sp. CBA1230 DNA.
CCTCGTACACCTCCTTGTTCTGGGCGCCGATGCCGCTGGGGGTGGCGTCGACGATCACGTCGGCGGTGCTCACGAGGTCGTCGAGGTCGCCCGCGACGGGAACGCCCGCCTCGTCGAACAGCCCGCGGCGCTCCTCGACCGCGGCGTAGAGATCGTACCCCTTCGAGACGGCCGCTTCGGCCTCGAAGTTGGGCGACGTCTTGGCGACGCCGACGATCTCCATGTCGCGCTGTGCGGCGACCGCGTCGGCGACGCGTTTCCCGATGGTGCCGTAGCCGACCACACCGACTTGGGTCATGCCCGTAAGTGGGACGCTGGCGGATAAGTAGGCGGCGGTTCCTCGCGACTGCCCGCCGTCGCAAGACCTATTCGCGCCTCGGGCGAACCCGCGCCCGTGACTGAACTCCGTAACGCCGCCGAGACGGCGATTCACCAGTGTCTCGACCTCGGAGCCGGGGAGTCGATCGCGATCGTGACCGACGACGAGCGCCGTTCCATCGCGGAAGCACTCTACGAGGTGGCGGCCGAGACCACCGACGACGCGACGTTTCTCCAGTACCCGCCGGGCGACCAGCACGGCCAGGAACCCCCGGAACCGGTCGCGGCGGCGATGAAGGCCGCCGACGCCTTCCTCGCGCCGACGACGCGCAGCCTCTCGCACACCCGCGCTCGCTCGGCCGCCTGCGAGGCGGGCGCACGCGGCGCGACGCTGCCCGGGATCACCGAGCGCGTGATGGTCGAGGGGCTCGACGCCGACTACGAGGCGATCGCAGCGCACTGCGCGGACGTGCTTGAACAGGTAGAGAACGCCGACGAGGTCCGCGTCACCAGCCCCGCCGGCACCGACATCACCTTCGCGGTCGGCGATCGCGAGTGGCACGAGGACACCGGGATGGTCCGCGAGCCGGGGAGCTTCTCGAACCTCCCCGCGGGCGAGGTGTTCGTCGCCCCCGAGAGCGCCGAGGGGACGTTCGTCGTCGACGGGACGATGATGCCCCACGGGCTGCTCGCCGACGAGCAGGAACTCCGCTTCGAGGTCGAGGACGGCCACGTCACTCACCTCTCCGACGAGGCGGTTCGGGAGGACGTCGACGCCGCCCGCGAGGAGGTCGGCGACGCCGCGACCAACGTCGCCGAGTTGGGCATCGGCACCAACGTCGGCGTCGACGAGCTGGTGGGCTCGGTGCTGCTCGACGAGAAGGCCGCCGGCACGGTCCACATCGCGATCGGCGACAACGCCTCGATTGGCGGCGAGACCGAGGCGCCGATCCACCTCGACGGCATCCTCCGCGCGCCGACGGTGTACGCCGACGGCGAAGAGATCAGTCTGCCCGAGTGAGGGATCGCGCGGCAGTCACTCGCCGTTTTGGTTCTACACAGTCACGGTATGGGCTCCGTGGTCGCGGCACAGAGGCCGCGACAGGTCACGCACCGTCAGCAGAAATCAAAGATTTCTGGTTGGCTAACGGGAGTGCTACGAGAGGCGCGTTGCGCCTCTCGGCATCACCGGAAATCAGAGATTTCCGGTTAGCAGTCAGAACTCGAAGAGTTCTGACGACATGACGAGAGAGCGAAGCTCTCTCGAACCACTTCGCTCCCGTGAACGTGACTGGTGTTACTCCATACGCGGTCGGCGTACGGTCCCCGACGACGACACGGAGGTCGTCGTCGGTCGCGTGCCGACCGCTACACAGTCACGGCATCGAGTTTCGTGGTGCCGACACGGAGGTCGGCACAGGTCACGCGCCGTGACTGGTGTTACTCCACGTACTCGTACAGCCGTTCGTTCATCCGGCCGCGCCCGGCGAACACGAACTCTCCGTCCGGCGTCGTGAACTCCTCGACGTCGACGGTCATGTCGTGGTTGTGGACGTCGTGGATCTGCTCGTACTCCTCGAAGTCGAGGTCGTAGCGGTCCTCGAGCTGTCCGTCGATGTTTAGCTCCGCGATCTCCTCTTCCCAGCCGTCGGCGACGGTCTCGGCGTGGATCTCCGCCTGCGCGCCCGAGCCGTAGGAGCCGACCAGTAGCTTCTCGCCGGCCAGGTCACGACCCTCCTCGGCGGCCTGCTTCAGGGCGCTCGCCCGGGCGACGTGGACCGAGCCGGTGTACCAGTTCCCGACCTCGCGGGCGATCGACAGCGTCGGCTCGATCGTGTCGGCGTACCACTGTTGGTAGGCGTCGGTGCGCTTCAGGTCGTCCATGTAGTCGCGGATCGCCTCCTCGTAGGCCTCGCGGTCGTCGAACTCGCCCTCGCGGGGCTGGCGGCCGATCTCGCCGGCGAGCTCGTCCTCGATCTCCGTGTCGCGGATCATGTGCCGGTAGCCCAGCAGGCCGGCCTTCCTAACCATCCCCGGGAACGGCGTGTGGAACGGGATGTACGTGAAGTCGTCGGGATGCATGTCCCACGCGACGGACTCGAAGTCCTC
It encodes the following:
- a CDS encoding aminopeptidase, with product MTELRNAAETAIHQCLDLGAGESIAIVTDDERRSIAEALYEVAAETTDDATFLQYPPGDQHGQEPPEPVAAAMKAADAFLAPTTRSLSHTRARSAACEAGARGATLPGITERVMVEGLDADYEAIAAHCADVLEQVENADEVRVTSPAGTDITFAVGDREWHEDTGMVREPGSFSNLPAGEVFVAPESAEGTFVVDGTMMPHGLLADEQELRFEVEDGHVTHLSDEAVREDVDAAREEVGDAATNVAELGIGTNVGVDELVGSVLLDEKAAGTVHIAIGDNASIGGETEAPIHLDGILRAPTVYADGEEISLPE
- the hmgB gene encoding hydroxymethylglutaryl-CoA synthase; the protein is MTTVGIDAVEIWAGKCKLDLPGTFAPEKEEDPAKYRKGLGLENSSFPDTYEDIVTMGANAAKRLMDRKGLEPDDIGRIDVATESAFDNSKPVSTYIAGCLEEVYDGDFHHANKGERKFACIAGTQSIDDAYNWIKAGRNRGRSAIVVATDTALYARGSSGEATQGAGAVAMLITEDPSLVELSTEQGYGSADETDFLKPNQQFPSVDGKRSMQVYLARMREAVEDFESVAWDMHPDDFTYIPFHTPFPGMVRKAGLLGYRHMIRDTEIEDELAGEIGRQPREGEFDDREAYEEAIRDYMDDLKRTDAYQQWYADTIEPTLSIAREVGNWYTGSVHVARASALKQAAEEGRDLAGEKLLVGSYGSGAQAEIHAETVADGWEEEIAELNIDGQLEDRYDLDFEEYEQIHDVHNHDMTVDVEEFTTPDGEFVFAGRGRMNERLYEYVE